One window from the genome of Natronomonas pharaonis DSM 2160 encodes:
- a CDS encoding bifunctional N(6)-L-threonylcarbamoyladenine synthase/serine/threonine protein kinase produces the protein MTRVLGIEGTAWCASAAVFDAETDAVFIDSDAYVPESGGIHPREAAEHMREAVPSVVEAALDHVESNWGDPADAIDAVAFSRGPGLGPCLRIAGTAARSLAGTLSCPLVGVNHMVAHLEIGRHRSGFESPVCLNASGANAHVLGYHNGRYRVLGETMDTGVGNAIDKFTRHVGWSHPGGPKVESHAEDGDYVELPYVVKGMDFSFSGIMSAAKQAYDDGTPVADVCCGLQETIFAMLAEVSERALSLTGADELVVGGGVAQNSRLQEMLTQMCENRGAAIYVPEPRFLRDNAGMIAVLGAKMYEAGDIISIPESGVRPDFRPDEVPVSWRDDEAVARPVPTDERRQGAEAVVDIDADGGRVTKRRLEKAYRHPVLDSRLRSQRTRSEARLTSEARRQGVPTPVVYDVDPDAGRLVFQYVGDADLKTALSESAVRDVGRHLAACHAAGFVHGDPTPRNVRVGEDRAFLIDFGLGYYTDAVEDYAMDLHVFEGALGGTADDPTAQITAFEDAYRSAGDGAVVDHLREIETRGRYQ, from the coding sequence GTGACCCGCGTTCTCGGTATCGAAGGGACGGCCTGGTGTGCTAGTGCGGCCGTCTTCGATGCCGAGACTGACGCTGTTTTCATCGACTCCGACGCTTACGTGCCCGAGAGCGGCGGCATTCACCCGCGCGAGGCGGCCGAACACATGCGCGAGGCCGTGCCGTCGGTCGTCGAGGCTGCCCTCGACCACGTCGAATCGAACTGGGGCGACCCCGCCGACGCCATCGACGCCGTCGCCTTCTCACGAGGCCCGGGACTTGGCCCGTGTCTCCGCATCGCCGGCACCGCAGCCCGGTCGCTGGCCGGCACGCTGTCGTGTCCGCTCGTCGGCGTCAACCACATGGTCGCCCATCTCGAAATCGGCCGCCATCGCTCCGGCTTCGAATCGCCGGTCTGTTTGAACGCTTCGGGCGCAAACGCGCACGTACTTGGCTACCACAACGGCCGCTATCGCGTGCTCGGCGAGACGATGGACACCGGCGTCGGCAACGCCATCGACAAGTTCACCCGCCACGTCGGCTGGAGCCACCCCGGCGGTCCGAAGGTCGAGTCCCACGCCGAGGACGGCGACTACGTCGAACTCCCCTACGTCGTCAAGGGGATGGACTTCTCGTTTTCGGGTATCATGTCGGCTGCGAAGCAGGCCTACGACGACGGAACCCCCGTTGCGGACGTCTGTTGTGGGCTCCAGGAGACGATTTTCGCCATGCTCGCCGAGGTCAGCGAGCGGGCGCTGTCGCTGACCGGCGCTGACGAACTCGTCGTCGGGGGCGGCGTCGCACAAAACAGCCGGCTCCAGGAGATGCTGACACAGATGTGTGAGAACCGTGGGGCTGCCATCTACGTCCCTGAACCGCGGTTCCTCCGTGACAACGCCGGGATGATAGCGGTCCTCGGGGCGAAGATGTACGAGGCCGGCGACATCATCTCTATCCCCGAATCGGGCGTTCGCCCGGATTTCCGCCCCGACGAGGTGCCGGTATCCTGGCGTGACGACGAGGCCGTCGCCCGCCCTGTCCCGACCGACGAACGCCGCCAGGGCGCAGAGGCTGTCGTCGACATCGATGCCGACGGCGGCCGCGTCACGAAGCGCCGGCTAGAGAAAGCCTACCGGCATCCTGTCCTCGATTCGCGCCTTCGGAGCCAGCGGACCCGCTCGGAGGCCCGGCTCACAAGCGAAGCCAGACGACAGGGCGTTCCCACGCCGGTCGTCTACGATGTCGACCCGGACGCGGGCCGTCTTGTCTTCCAGTACGTCGGCGATGCCGACCTCAAGACCGCTCTCTCAGAATCGGCAGTCCGGGATGTCGGCCGACATCTCGCCGCCTGCCATGCGGCTGGGTTCGTCCACGGCGACCCGACACCGCGGAACGTCCGGGTCGGCGAGGACCGTGCGTTCCTCATTGATTTCGGCCTCGGTTACTACACCGACGCCGTCGAGGACTATGCGATGGACCTCCACGTTTTCGAGGGCGCACTCGGCGGCACCGCCGACGACCCCACGGCACAAATTACGGCCTTCGAGGACGCCTACCGGTCGGCCGGCGACGGGGCCGTTGTCGACCATCTCCGGGAAATCGAAACCCGGGGGCGCTATCAGTAA
- a CDS encoding 30S ribosomal protein S27ae: MARYEFYNEDGTTDREQCPRCGDTFLGEYGDRKHCGKCSYTEFQ; this comes from the coding sequence ATGGCCCGCTACGAGTTCTACAACGAGGACGGCACGACGGACCGCGAGCAGTGTCCCCGCTGTGGCGACACCTTCCTCGGTGAGTACGGCGACCGCAAGCACTGCGGCAAGTGCAGCTACACCGAGTTCCAGTAG
- a CDS encoding 30S ribosomal protein S24e yields MDVDIIDEDENPMLHRTDVRFQLTHEEATPSRLSVRDSLAAKLNKDASEVVVRKLDTKYGMRKTVGHAKVYDSADDAKAVEQDHALERNKIEADEEADEEAAEEA; encoded by the coding sequence ATGGACGTCGACATCATTGACGAAGACGAAAACCCGATGTTGCACCGGACCGATGTCCGGTTCCAGCTGACTCACGAGGAGGCGACCCCGTCCCGACTCTCCGTCCGCGACTCCCTCGCGGCCAAGCTCAACAAGGACGCCAGCGAGGTCGTCGTTCGCAAACTCGATACGAAATACGGGATGCGGAAGACGGTCGGCCACGCCAAGGTCTACGACAGCGCCGACGACGCCAAGGCCGTCGAGCAGGACCACGCCCTCGAACGGAACAAGATCGAAGCAGACGAAGAAGCCGACGAAGAGGCGGCTGAGGAGGCCTGA
- a CDS encoding GTP-dependent dephospho-CoA kinase family protein, with protein MSKILAKLPTEMRGELKDPLGEIYTDTDELLADAGDPLVAVGDIVTYHLLEAGHRPAAAIVDGKTERERVERKVLSAIEEFDERIDVANPQSTITDDLLEALSTALDRPDPTVVVVDGEEDLASLPAVVAAPVGASVVYGQPGEGMVLVHVTDETQAECRDIIERMQSDYSQIESILS; from the coding sequence ATGTCGAAAATCCTCGCAAAGCTGCCAACCGAGATGCGCGGCGAGCTCAAGGACCCGCTCGGTGAGATATATACCGACACCGACGAGCTGCTCGCCGACGCTGGCGACCCACTCGTCGCGGTCGGCGACATCGTCACCTACCACCTGCTGGAGGCGGGCCACCGCCCGGCGGCAGCCATCGTCGACGGCAAGACCGAGCGCGAACGTGTCGAGCGGAAGGTGTTGTCGGCGATAGAGGAGTTCGACGAACGAATCGATGTCGCCAATCCGCAGTCGACGATTACCGACGACCTGCTGGAGGCGCTGTCGACGGCCCTCGACCGGCCGGACCCGACGGTCGTCGTCGTCGACGGCGAGGAAGACCTCGCGTCCCTGCCGGCGGTTGTCGCCGCCCCTGTGGGGGCCTCGGTCGTCTACGGCCAGCCCGGCGAAGGGATGGTGCTTGTCCACGTCACCGACGAGACGCAGGCGGAATGTCGGGACATCATCGAGCGGATGCAAAGCGACTACAGCCAAATCGAGTCGATTCTCTCCTAG
- the spt4 gene encoding transcription elongation factor subunit Spt4 has product MADRLVCRDCHRVLEVDDGEQCPSCGSTSMTEDWAGYVVVAHPEDSRIAEEMGISEPGRYALKVR; this is encoded by the coding sequence ATGGCGGACCGGCTGGTGTGTCGCGACTGCCATCGCGTCCTCGAAGTCGACGACGGCGAGCAGTGTCCGTCCTGCGGGTCGACCTCGATGACTGAGGACTGGGCCGGCTACGTCGTTGTCGCCCATCCCGAGGACAGCCGCATCGCCGAGGAGATGGGCATCTCCGAACCGGGACGCTACGCGCTGAAGGTCCGGTAA
- a CDS encoding DNA-directed RNA polymerase, whose product MYKRVRLKDTVEVPPRHLADVSPELVKRLLQDKLEGQMDEDVGSIVSVTAVHDIGDGAVLPNRPGVYYEAEFDAVTFDPQMQEVVDGEVVEVVNFGAFVGIGPVDGLLHVSQISDEYLAYDEENQQLASRDSNRVLSVGDSVRARIVTKSIDERNPRDSKIGLTAKQPGLGKHGWLEEERQRREAQAGD is encoded by the coding sequence ATGTACAAACGGGTCCGACTCAAAGATACGGTTGAGGTGCCGCCCAGACACCTCGCGGACGTGTCGCCCGAGCTGGTCAAGCGGCTCCTACAGGACAAGCTCGAAGGACAGATGGACGAAGACGTCGGCAGTATCGTCTCGGTAACTGCGGTCCACGATATCGGCGACGGCGCGGTGTTGCCGAACCGCCCCGGCGTCTACTACGAGGCGGAGTTCGACGCCGTCACGTTCGATCCTCAGATGCAGGAAGTCGTCGACGGGGAAGTCGTCGAGGTTGTCAACTTCGGTGCCTTCGTCGGCATCGGTCCGGTCGATGGCCTGCTGCACGTCTCTCAGATCTCCGACGAGTATCTCGCCTACGACGAGGAAAACCAGCAGCTCGCGTCCAGAGACTCCAACCGCGTGCTGAGTGTTGGCGACTCCGTCCGCGCACGCATCGTCACCAAGTCCATCGACGAGCGCAACCCCCGAGACTCCAAAATCGGCCTGACAGCCAAGCAGCCGGGACTCGGCAAGCACGGCTGGCTCGAAGAGGAACGGCAGCGCCGCGAGGCGCAGGCGGGTGATTAG
- a CDS encoding PIN domain-containing protein — protein sequence MRVVLDTNALMAPVEVGVRTFAELDRLLGEYEAVVPQAVVEELESLSGGGGEEATAASVGADLAERECAVVEHNAEYADDAVVELGREADYAVTSDMPLRERLLEANVPVISLRGRTKFEITEP from the coding sequence ATGCGCGTGGTGCTCGATACGAACGCACTGATGGCTCCGGTCGAAGTCGGCGTCAGAACCTTCGCGGAACTCGACCGCCTGCTCGGCGAGTACGAGGCTGTCGTCCCACAGGCCGTCGTCGAGGAACTCGAATCCCTCTCGGGCGGCGGTGGCGAGGAGGCGACCGCCGCGAGTGTGGGTGCCGACCTTGCCGAACGGGAGTGTGCGGTCGTCGAGCACAACGCTGAGTACGCCGACGATGCCGTCGTCGAACTCGGCCGCGAGGCAGACTACGCGGTGACGAGCGATATGCCGCTCCGTGAGCGGCTGCTGGAAGCGAACGTTCCCGTAATTAGTTTACGGGGGCGAACCAAATTCGAAATCACTGAACCATAG
- a CDS encoding translation initiation factor IF-2 subunit gamma, with amino-acid sequence MTQKHRQPEVNIGLVGHVDHGKTTLVESLSGEWTDQHSEEMKRGISIRLGYADATFRECPELDEPDRYTVEETCPDGSESEHLRTVSFVDAPGHETLMATMLSGAAIMDGAVLVIAANEPVPRAQTEEHLMALDIIGIDNIVIAQNKIDLVDREQALDNYEAIEEFVDGTVAEDAPVVPISAQQDVNMDLLMQTIESEIPTPDRDPDADARLQVARSFDINRPGTTWEDLTGGVLGGSLTQGQLEADDDIEIKPGREIEEGGQSEYQPVETTVRSLQAGGEFVDTVTPGGLLGVGTGLDPSLTKGDALAGQVAGPPGSLPPTRESFTMDVELLDRVVGEDAEEIEPISTGEPLMLTVGTATTVGSVTSARDDECEVQLKRPVCAPDGSKIAINRRVGARWRLIGVGTLR; translated from the coding sequence ATGACGCAGAAACACCGACAACCGGAGGTGAACATCGGGCTGGTCGGCCACGTCGACCACGGAAAGACGACTCTTGTCGAGTCGCTTTCCGGTGAGTGGACCGACCAGCACTCCGAGGAGATGAAACGCGGCATCTCCATTCGCCTCGGCTACGCCGACGCGACGTTCCGGGAGTGTCCGGAACTCGACGAACCCGACCGGTACACCGTCGAGGAAACCTGTCCGGACGGCTCCGAAAGCGAGCATCTCCGGACGGTGTCCTTCGTCGACGCGCCGGGTCACGAAACGTTGATGGCGACGATGCTCTCGGGAGCGGCCATTATGGACGGTGCTGTGCTCGTTATTGCAGCCAACGAGCCGGTTCCGCGAGCCCAGACTGAAGAGCACCTGATGGCGCTGGATATCATCGGCATCGACAACATCGTCATCGCCCAGAACAAAATCGACCTGGTCGACCGCGAACAGGCACTCGACAACTACGAGGCCATCGAGGAGTTCGTCGACGGCACCGTCGCAGAAGACGCGCCGGTGGTCCCGATTTCCGCCCAGCAGGACGTGAACATGGACCTGCTGATGCAGACTATCGAATCCGAGATTCCGACCCCCGACCGGGACCCCGACGCTGACGCGCGCCTGCAGGTCGCTCGTTCGTTCGACATCAACCGACCGGGGACGACGTGGGAGGACCTGACCGGCGGCGTTCTCGGCGGTTCGCTCACGCAGGGACAGCTTGAGGCCGACGACGATATCGAAATCAAGCCCGGCCGCGAAATCGAGGAAGGCGGCCAGTCGGAGTACCAGCCCGTCGAGACGACGGTTCGGTCGCTACAGGCTGGCGGCGAGTTCGTCGACACCGTCACGCCCGGCGGTCTGCTCGGTGTCGGGACCGGCCTCGACCCCTCGCTGACGAAGGGCGACGCGCTGGCAGGTCAGGTCGCTGGCCCGCCGGGGTCGCTGCCGCCGACGCGGGAGTCGTTCACGATGGATGTCGAACTCCTCGACCGCGTCGTCGGCGAGGACGCCGAGGAGATAGAGCCGATATCGACCGGCGAGCCGCTAATGTTGACCGTCGGGACGGCAACCACTGTCGGCTCGGTTACGAGCGCTCGCGACGACGAGTGTGAGGTACAACTGAAACGACCGGTCTGTGCGCCCGACGGCTCGAAAATCGCTATCAACCGCCGCGTGGGCGCTCGCTGGCGGCTCATCGGCGTCGGAACGCTTCGGTGA
- a CDS encoding DUF7331 family protein, protein MSNAPTDTDDGADSRIDPPTTPLDDGQYGHLSLDNGEVVIYDREEPEMWLQSDFAVDLGA, encoded by the coding sequence ATGAGTAACGCACCCACCGATACCGACGACGGCGCTGACTCGCGTATCGACCCGCCGACGACGCCGCTCGACGACGGCCAGTACGGCCACCTCTCGCTTGATAACGGCGAGGTCGTCATCTACGACCGGGAGGAGCCGGAGATGTGGCTCCAGTCGGATTTCGCCGTCGACCTCGGCGCGTAG
- a CDS encoding uracil-DNA glycosylase: protein MPTFPDRAARNALADDCQRCPELADCRTEISWGVGSSDATLVIVGEAPGAGNPDADRWRGGNYTGMSYTAQHSGRRIRELFESLEYAPDELYFTNAVKCFPSDGEGSNREPTSKERDNCRPYLLEELTAIEPACVVPTGRHATETLLAAADRTLDGFLDAVLTPIRTDGLPPLLPVLHPSYQAIWRSRLGYEADEYRHAIGRALSELGAGPRGQR, encoded by the coding sequence ATGCCGACGTTTCCCGACCGGGCGGCCAGAAACGCCCTCGCCGACGACTGCCAGCGGTGTCCCGAACTCGCCGACTGCCGAACCGAAATCTCGTGGGGTGTTGGCTCCAGTGACGCCACGCTCGTCATCGTCGGCGAAGCGCCGGGAGCCGGCAACCCCGACGCCGACCGCTGGCGGGGCGGCAACTACACCGGCATGTCCTACACCGCCCAGCACAGCGGCCGCCGAATCCGGGAACTCTTCGAGTCGCTGGAGTACGCGCCCGACGAGCTGTATTTTACCAACGCCGTCAAATGCTTCCCCAGCGACGGCGAGGGGTCGAACCGCGAACCAACGAGCAAGGAGCGAGACAACTGCCGGCCGTACCTTCTTGAGGAGCTTACCGCCATTGAGCCGGCGTGTGTCGTTCCGACGGGGCGACACGCCACCGAAACCCTGCTGGCGGCGGCCGACAGAACGCTCGATGGGTTTCTTGATGCCGTGCTGACGCCGATTCGGACCGACGGGCTTCCGCCGCTGTTGCCGGTGTTGCACCCCTCGTATCAGGCCATCTGGCGGTCGCGGCTCGGCTACGAGGCCGACGAGTATCGGCACGCCATCGGCCGGGCGCTCTCGGAGCTCGGGGCGGGGCCGCGGGGTCAACGTTGA
- a CDS encoding HIT family protein encodes MSDRTIFEQIIDGDIPARIVHETETTLAFLDANPLAPGHTLVVPKEPYERLRDLPPELSADVFETVRTVTPAVQDAVDADATTIGINDGPEAGQEVPHLHVHIVPRFEGDGGGPIHGVAGKTPELGDEELDTIADDIAEGLD; translated from the coding sequence ATGTCGGACCGAACCATCTTCGAGCAGATCATCGACGGGGACATCCCCGCCCGCATCGTCCACGAGACCGAAACCACGCTGGCGTTCCTTGATGCGAACCCGCTTGCGCCGGGGCACACACTCGTCGTCCCGAAAGAGCCCTACGAGCGGCTCCGCGACCTGCCGCCGGAGCTTTCGGCCGATGTCTTCGAGACCGTTCGAACGGTGACGCCGGCGGTCCAAGACGCCGTCGATGCCGACGCGACGACTATCGGCATCAACGACGGCCCGGAGGCAGGCCAAGAGGTGCCGCATCTGCATGTTCATATCGTTCCCCGCTTCGAAGGCGACGGGGGCGGCCCGATACACGGCGTCGCCGGGAAGACACCGGAGCTGGGCGACGAGGAGCTCGACACCATCGCTGACGACATCGCCGAGGGGCTCGACTGA
- a CDS encoding AAA family ATPase: MNGTTAAFVGATGGAGTTRLTLECGHLLASAGHDTAVFDAAYATQGLADHVSGRIDTDVTALCLGDERLEAALYDQQLQGAGRLAVCPARAPFERFARAKRPEAAEAFEDQVDAAARQFDYVLVDTPPVAGNQAVAAVNAAEAVAVVCDADRAADAVPRMRDRLADVGAEPDATVVTHATAHEEGDVTVPPFEADKPGSDEDAPGYPALVDVVNTVTEASVPEPEAEGVLDRLVP, from the coding sequence ATGAACGGAACGACTGCGGCGTTCGTCGGAGCGACCGGCGGTGCCGGCACGACGCGTCTCACGCTCGAATGCGGCCACCTGCTGGCGTCAGCGGGCCACGATACCGCGGTGTTCGACGCCGCGTACGCGACGCAGGGTCTAGCCGACCACGTTTCCGGCCGCATCGACACCGACGTGACAGCGCTCTGTCTCGGCGACGAGCGGCTCGAAGCCGCGCTGTACGACCAGCAGCTGCAAGGCGCCGGTCGGCTAGCGGTCTGTCCGGCCCGCGCGCCCTTCGAGCGGTTCGCGCGGGCCAAACGCCCCGAGGCAGCCGAAGCGTTCGAAGACCAGGTTGACGCCGCCGCTCGCCAATTCGACTACGTGCTTGTTGATACTCCGCCGGTGGCGGGCAACCAAGCAGTCGCCGCAGTGAACGCGGCTGAGGCTGTCGCCGTGGTCTGTGACGCCGACCGCGCGGCTGACGCGGTACCACGAATGCGGGACCGGCTGGCCGATGTCGGCGCGGAGCCGGACGCGACGGTCGTGACACACGCGACAGCACACGAGGAGGGGGACGTTACGGTGCCACCATTCGAAGCCGACAAGCCGGGAAGCGACGAGGACGCGCCCGGATACCCGGCGCTTGTCGATGTCGTAAACACCGTCACCGAAGCTTCGGTTCCGGAGCCGGAAGCGGAGGGAGTGCTGGACCGGCTCGTCCCCTAG
- a CDS encoding DUF7858 family protein codes for MGLADIASGLEVTAEQQERGVATTDATETPLAERLAPFAERLPCSATAAATLVEAYADGASVGRAAAVAELPKTTAAKALYLLGEPIEPVSPTARRVLEDWLAGDLSRTEAKRLAGVGDRAFALGTYVATHEPIAAAEAAVADELSVSSPADPLSDTRSDLGDLV; via the coding sequence ATGGGTCTCGCCGACATCGCCTCGGGGCTCGAGGTGACGGCCGAACAGCAAGAGCGTGGTGTCGCAACGACCGACGCCACGGAGACGCCACTCGCTGAGCGGCTTGCCCCGTTCGCCGAGCGACTGCCGTGTTCGGCTACTGCGGCCGCGACGCTTGTCGAGGCGTATGCGGACGGCGCAAGCGTCGGCCGTGCGGCCGCTGTTGCTGAGCTGCCGAAGACGACTGCGGCGAAAGCGCTCTACTTGCTTGGCGAACCCATCGAGCCGGTGTCGCCGACGGCACGGCGCGTGCTGGAGGACTGGCTGGCCGGCGACCTTTCCCGAACTGAGGCAAAGCGACTGGCCGGCGTCGGTGACCGGGCGTTCGCGCTCGGTACGTACGTCGCTACCCACGAGCCGATAGCGGCGGCCGAGGCGGCCGTCGCCGACGAACTATCGGTGTCGTCGCCAGCGGACCCGCTTTCGGACACCCGCAGCGACCTCGGCGACCTCGTCTAG
- a CDS encoding transcription initiation factor IIB — protein MYTATRKACPECDGRLRSTDTETVCDECGLVVAEDELDRGPEWRSFSDDETNPERCGAPLTRSRHDRGLSTEIGRSTRLKGRKRRRVARMRRQHNRAQVSSKRERNQMHGFIEVRRLIGQLGLPEALQERACVLFESAQNEDLLQGRCIEGFAAAAVYVVCRTASVSRTLDEIVAAASATRDELTVAYDALNRELGIPTGPIAPTEYLARFASKLGLPSAVERTARELATDAEESGLAVGRDPSGVAAACLYTAAEEHDHDVTQAEAGDVAGVSAVTVRSTYHDLRD, from the coding sequence ATGTACACCGCGACGCGAAAGGCGTGCCCGGAGTGTGATGGCCGCCTCCGAAGCACCGACACCGAGACGGTCTGCGACGAGTGTGGACTCGTCGTCGCCGAGGACGAACTCGACCGCGGCCCCGAGTGGCGGTCGTTCAGCGACGACGAAACGAACCCGGAGCGATGCGGCGCGCCGCTTACCCGCTCGCGGCACGACCGCGGACTATCGACGGAAATCGGCCGCTCGACGCGGCTGAAAGGCCGCAAGCGGCGGCGGGTGGCACGGATGCGCCGCCAGCACAACCGAGCGCAGGTTTCCTCGAAGCGCGAACGGAATCAGATGCACGGCTTCATCGAAGTCCGACGACTCATCGGTCAGCTCGGGCTCCCCGAAGCGCTACAGGAACGCGCTTGCGTCCTCTTCGAATCGGCACAAAACGAAGACCTCCTGCAGGGACGCTGCATCGAGGGCTTTGCTGCCGCCGCCGTCTACGTCGTCTGCCGGACCGCATCGGTCTCCAGAACGCTCGATGAGATCGTTGCCGCCGCCAGCGCCACCCGCGATGAGCTCACCGTCGCCTACGACGCGTTGAACCGCGAACTCGGCATTCCGACAGGGCCGATAGCCCCGACGGAGTATCTCGCCCGTTTCGCCTCGAAGCTCGGCCTGCCGTCGGCCGTCGAGCGAACCGCCCGCGAGCTGGCGACCGACGCTGAGGAATCCGGGCTTGCCGTCGGCCGTGACCCAAGCGGCGTCGCAGCGGCGTGTCTCTACACCGCCGCCGAGGAACACGACCACGACGTGACACAGGCGGAAGCCGGCGACGTCGCTGGTGTCTCGGCTGTCACCGTCCGGAGCACGTATCACGACCTCCGGGACTGA
- a CDS encoding DUF7857 domain-containing protein, translating into MPSIDAETRHIDGVTFVEGVVRADAPRRVQLVARCDGPVWPPRREGIPTENWDGDRVTVEAGPAPVGIGFATPGDVSTEPVAIVASEPVADELPTGVAAWVQNVESRLEAGERLAAAESLDEAANAVAAVGGLSAAEQLTDALARDRRLASQLSIVPPAVSERLETVDIPVEAFRTLAQSRRS; encoded by the coding sequence GTGCCGAGCATCGACGCCGAAACGCGACACATTGACGGCGTAACGTTCGTCGAGGGAGTCGTCCGCGCGGATGCCCCTCGCCGTGTTCAGCTCGTCGCCCGCTGTGATGGGCCAGTTTGGCCGCCCCGGCGGGAGGGAATCCCCACCGAGAACTGGGACGGCGACCGCGTAACCGTCGAAGCCGGTCCCGCGCCCGTCGGCATCGGCTTTGCGACGCCGGGCGATGTGTCCACGGAGCCGGTCGCCATTGTTGCTTCTGAACCGGTGGCCGACGAGCTTCCGACAGGTGTCGCGGCGTGGGTCCAGAACGTCGAGTCCCGTCTCGAAGCTGGCGAACGGCTCGCTGCGGCTGAAAGCCTCGACGAGGCGGCCAACGCTGTCGCCGCCGTGGGCGGGCTGTCTGCCGCCGAACAGTTGACCGATGCACTCGCCCGAGACCGCCGGTTGGCCTCGCAGTTGTCGATAGTGCCACCGGCGGTCTCCGAGCGGTTGGAGACTGTCGATATTCCGGTCGAGGCGTTCCGGACGCTCGCTCAGTCCCGGAGGTCGTGA
- a CDS encoding DUF7856 family protein encodes MSLYDHVAVIAPGVTLDRRAALAAAARSNGHKASVADDIERAREQLQSLSASVPTRAAARRRVAETADRLEAERERVATLRGRLEAGDDVADTYRQAIADLSEAETDHAAAKERLDAARERAREARDVRQRRLRLEDELGNLERAARAELAEAVRPAADDAVAALPGCGATTFDGAGPVPAALALARVGSLERPLTLACRHFATSGDAEAWLGVPVVSLRPMVYRW; translated from the coding sequence GTGAGTCTCTACGACCACGTCGCGGTCATCGCGCCGGGAGTGACCCTCGACCGGCGGGCGGCGCTTGCTGCGGCTGCACGCTCGAACGGCCACAAAGCAAGCGTCGCCGACGATATCGAGAGGGCTCGTGAGCAACTGCAGTCGCTTTCGGCGTCCGTGCCGACCCGGGCGGCCGCCAGACGGCGAGTCGCTGAAACCGCCGACCGCCTCGAAGCCGAACGCGAGCGCGTCGCAACGCTCCGTGGCCGGCTTGAAGCCGGCGACGACGTAGCGGACACATACCGGCAGGCGATAGCCGACCTCTCTGAGGCCGAAACGGACCACGCAGCGGCCAAAGAGCGACTTGACGCCGCACGCGAGCGTGCTCGGGAGGCACGCGATGTCAGGCAACGGCGTCTGCGCTTGGAAGACGAACTCGGCAATCTCGAACGGGCCGCCCGGGCTGAGCTCGCCGAGGCGGTGCGTCCCGCGGCTGACGACGCGGTCGCGGCGCTACCGGGCTGTGGGGCGACGACGTTCGACGGTGCCGGCCCGGTTCCAGCGGCGCTGGCGCTCGCCCGCGTGGGCAGCCTCGAACGACCGCTGACGCTTGCGTGTCGCCACTTCGCCACATCGGGCGATGCCGAGGCGTGGCTCGGCGTCCCGGTCGTCTCGCTCCGACCGATGGTTTATCGCTGGTAA
- a CDS encoding DUF7855 family protein, with the protein MLLVVTYSTAARTSLRNVCRTHEESVIRRFGRAALLADTHHGAFLALRLREKHPDDVQLERTEPFNEFRDLPASVREAAEAYENRTEPATAYAKFAVDSPHPSPDELKRQEL; encoded by the coding sequence GTGCTGCTGGTCGTGACGTATTCGACTGCCGCCCGGACATCGCTGCGGAACGTCTGCCGAACCCACGAGGAAAGCGTCATTCGCCGCTTCGGCCGTGCCGCGCTGCTGGCGGACACCCACCACGGGGCGTTTCTCGCCTTGCGGCTTCGCGAAAAGCACCCGGACGACGTACAGCTCGAACGGACGGAGCCGTTCAATGAGTTCCGCGACCTCCCAGCGTCGGTCAGAGAGGCCGCCGAAGCCTACGAGAACCGCACTGAGCCGGCGACCGCCTATGCGAAGTTCGCCGTCGATTCTCCGCATCCGTCGCCGGACGAACTCAAGCGACAGGAGCTGTGA
- a CDS encoding DUF7854 family protein, which yields MDRIAALRQIESALSAFEAGEADLETCERRIRAAVRTFATEFDGERSAYRADTGTVVVAASEREARERVRELTDADAPTVERIGER from the coding sequence ATGGACCGAATCGCCGCGCTCCGACAGATCGAGTCGGCGCTTTCGGCTTTCGAGGCCGGCGAGGCGGACCTCGAAACCTGCGAGCGTCGCATCAGAGCCGCGGTCAGGACGTTCGCGACGGAGTTCGACGGCGAACGCTCCGCTTATCGGGCCGACACCGGGACCGTCGTTGTCGCCGCCTCAGAACGCGAGGCCCGCGAGCGCGTCCGGGAGCTGACCGACGCCGACGCCCCGACGGTCGAACGCATTGGAGAGCGTTGA